In Maridesulfovibrio sp., a single genomic region encodes these proteins:
- the hydE gene encoding [FeFe] hydrogenase H-cluster radical SAM maturase HydE, whose amino-acid sequence MNRKDILDALLDESGQETLFEKADRVRRDQVGDTAQLRGVVHFSNYCRCNDIYCGLLKDNDQCKRFRMTEDQIVETALSIAEAGLKTVVLQSGEDPHFTRSTICSIVERIMGKADVAVTLSLGQRSREDYAAFRSAGAERYLMKHETMNSDLYSRMRSGLKLVDRLRLIDTLRELGFQVGVGNIVGLPGQTPEDLCEDILFFQDFQPDMINIGPFIPHAQTPLKDDPAGDMDLMLRTFALTRIVTGNSHIAAANTVATLDPDNGQFKALTKGGANVVMPNCNPFLKSKTDKIEYEFQITTHKRYVSVDEARNVLARAGRTENHTKGHSLKLQGATL is encoded by the coding sequence ATGAATAGAAAAGATATTCTTGACGCCCTTCTGGATGAATCCGGACAGGAAACTCTGTTTGAAAAGGCGGACCGGGTACGCCGGGATCAGGTTGGAGATACGGCCCAACTACGCGGAGTGGTGCACTTTTCAAACTACTGCCGGTGTAACGACATCTACTGCGGACTCCTGAAGGACAATGACCAGTGTAAACGCTTCCGTATGACCGAAGACCAAATTGTCGAGACAGCCCTGTCCATTGCCGAGGCGGGGCTTAAGACTGTGGTTCTGCAATCTGGAGAAGACCCGCATTTCACTCGATCAACAATCTGCTCCATAGTCGAACGCATCATGGGAAAAGCGGATGTGGCCGTAACCTTGAGCCTGGGACAGCGCTCCCGTGAAGATTACGCCGCCTTCAGAAGCGCCGGTGCCGAGCGTTATCTCATGAAACATGAAACCATGAATTCCGATCTCTATTCACGCATGAGATCAGGCCTCAAACTGGTCGACCGCCTGCGGCTCATCGACACGCTGCGCGAACTCGGTTTTCAGGTCGGCGTGGGGAATATAGTCGGGTTGCCGGGCCAGACACCGGAAGACCTGTGTGAAGACATTCTCTTTTTTCAGGACTTCCAGCCGGACATGATCAACATAGGTCCCTTCATTCCCCATGCCCAGACACCGCTAAAAGATGATCCAGCAGGCGATATGGACCTGATGCTCAGGACTTTCGCGCTTACAAGGATAGTCACGGGCAACTCGCATATAGCCGCAGCAAACACAGTTGCCACACTGGACCCGGACAACGGGCAATTCAAGGCACTCACCAAGGGCGGAGCCAATGTTGTGATGCCAAATTGCAATCCGTTTTTAAAAAGCAAGACAGACAAAATCGAATATGAATTCCAGATTACCACCCACAAGCGCTATGTTTCCGTGGATGAAGCGAGAAACGTGCTGGCTCGGGCCGGAAGGACGGAAAACCATACCAAAGGCCATTCACTCAAACTGCAAGGAGCAACACTTTGA
- a CDS encoding nickel-dependent hydrogenase large subunit: MPYSVAVRLAESPAKPDSVAQKIVQCQGNTFVTCIRLVDGRVDKAWSTGRMMRDINMLLQRKNDRQGRLCFAPKAHCLCNDGHTLAAIRAVENSADVVLPESAILVRELIQDIRFIQTHLQHFYQFHLSDWVNLKAALRADPVKTARMTSVWGENATHFRSVQDNLRPLADKELKSVHSYGEYSGREELHLLLHGHAFSSVQAGFSLQKALKLLGCTPKEFKAYHIGGLPADLNLNAATVEELRAHLEECRAFICKTFPSDLARLAKAYPHLVSLGKNTSFMAYANETTCKLKISKDQTAPWELSRYENPVVREECEPQWNDMDRRNYRLSAKQDRPLFSWNAPRSFWLPAPRHKNLACEVGPLARVLCDLSAEQSVMQQTFLRVSCDCGISIKDMTSMMGRVLSRGIESSALMDSICSSVDKLESLVTTENRHHVDFSLPAEGTGIGRVDVPRGILTHTVHWDRKQITKHEYLIPSLWNFSPRDSRGEPGPLEHALMGTPVSNPEYPVEILRTLHELDPCNTCYVLIEDHNTGLTTVTAA, encoded by the coding sequence ATGCCGTATTCCGTAGCCGTTCGTCTGGCCGAATCGCCAGCCAAGCCGGATTCTGTCGCTCAAAAAATTGTTCAGTGTCAGGGCAACACATTTGTCACCTGTATTCGTCTGGTAGATGGGCGGGTGGACAAAGCATGGAGCACCGGACGCATGATGCGAGACATAAATATGTTGCTGCAAAGAAAAAACGACAGACAAGGACGGCTCTGTTTCGCTCCCAAAGCACACTGTCTATGCAATGACGGCCATACTCTCGCCGCAATAAGGGCCGTTGAAAATTCCGCCGACGTAGTTCTGCCCGAAAGCGCAATCTTAGTGCGCGAATTGATTCAAGACATACGTTTTATTCAGACGCACCTGCAGCATTTCTATCAATTTCACCTTTCCGACTGGGTAAATTTAAAAGCTGCCCTACGCGCCGATCCGGTTAAAACAGCCCGCATGACATCTGTCTGGGGAGAAAATGCAACTCACTTTCGTTCCGTTCAGGACAATCTCCGCCCCCTGGCGGACAAAGAACTGAAATCGGTACATAGTTATGGAGAATACAGCGGCCGGGAAGAATTACACCTGCTGCTTCACGGACATGCTTTTTCATCTGTGCAAGCCGGTTTTTCCCTGCAAAAAGCCTTAAAACTGCTGGGCTGCACCCCGAAGGAGTTCAAAGCCTACCACATAGGAGGGCTCCCCGCCGACTTGAATTTAAACGCAGCAACCGTTGAAGAACTACGCGCCCACCTTGAAGAGTGCCGGGCATTCATCTGTAAAACCTTCCCTTCAGACTTGGCGAGGCTTGCTAAAGCCTATCCACATTTGGTCAGCCTGGGTAAAAATACATCTTTCATGGCGTATGCGAACGAAACAACCTGCAAATTGAAAATTTCAAAGGATCAGACGGCACCATGGGAACTCTCCCGCTACGAAAATCCGGTCGTCCGGGAAGAATGTGAACCACAGTGGAATGACATGGACCGCCGAAACTATCGGCTATCCGCCAAACAGGACAGACCTTTGTTCAGCTGGAATGCCCCCCGTTCTTTTTGGCTGCCTGCCCCGCGCCATAAAAATCTGGCGTGCGAAGTGGGACCGCTGGCACGAGTTCTTTGCGACTTAAGTGCTGAGCAAAGCGTAATGCAGCAGACTTTTTTGCGCGTTTCATGTGACTGTGGAATATCCATTAAAGACATGACTTCCATGATGGGCAGAGTCCTGTCCCGTGGGATAGAGTCCTCCGCTTTGATGGATTCTATTTGCAGCAGCGTGGACAAACTTGAATCTCTTGTAACAACAGAAAACCGGCATCACGTTGATTTCTCCCTACCCGCAGAAGGAACCGGGATAGGCCGTGTAGACGTGCCACGGGGTATTCTTACTCACACCGTACACTGGGATCGGAAACAAATAACCAAGCACGAATATCTGATTCCATCATTATGGAATTTTTCTCCACGCGACAGCAGGGGTGAGCCCGGTCCTTTGGAACACGCCCTTATGGGGACACCGGTATCAAACCCGGAATATCCTGTGGAAATCCTGAGGACTCTACATGAACTGGACCCATGCAACACCTGCTACGTATTGATCGAAGACCATAACACAGGTCTGACAACCGTGACCGCAGCCTAG
- a CDS encoding glycosyltransferase family 2 protein, with translation MSEEKEKFENSDYRYISDQRAPVRMILQSDKCGFKQKPFNLFAAVFTWYESDIIEATIKNLYMQGVDTVFIIDNCSPDNTMQCAIEGGAVLYDEIYSEKFSDELKAQTITELINNTAKNSLVDRSWWIFCDADEFPSAPGYATIREMIADQDDNVRVIGGTFANHYPLNPPYNVPGFHPADFQFEAIDSDGFAVYCKMAHDKHNIIRFDSDGVDIKIKGSFHRFISNTKLLESDHAVVIQHFNFRAPDHTLPRLAKLALPDENCKSRLGGKEYYDALKKGENPHMSWYIRRYFVAREMYTENRDSVFYKHPVSYKHLLNILNPGCTQTQRWYSENDLFKAVSSNYEIEVYNSWRISYSMVNSDPEEYIHIYNSLSKDAKTFHHVHAIKSYAALQQPEKAFGLLKEIVKTNPSVSMPKLVEIVKNNLGKGNDIVANFSESTYLNN, from the coding sequence ATGTCTGAAGAAAAAGAAAAATTTGAAAATTCTGATTATAGGTATATTTCGGATCAACGAGCTCCTGTCAGGATGATTCTGCAATCCGATAAATGTGGTTTCAAACAAAAACCGTTTAACTTATTTGCAGCAGTTTTCACATGGTATGAAAGCGACATAATCGAAGCCACAATTAAAAATCTATATATGCAAGGCGTGGACACCGTTTTTATTATAGACAACTGCAGCCCGGACAACACAATGCAATGCGCTATTGAAGGCGGAGCTGTTTTGTATGATGAAATATATTCAGAAAAATTTTCAGATGAGCTTAAAGCTCAGACAATCACTGAACTTATCAACAATACTGCCAAAAACAGCCTTGTAGACCGATCATGGTGGATATTCTGTGACGCGGATGAATTTCCTTCAGCACCGGGTTATGCAACGATACGCGAAATGATCGCGGATCAGGATGATAATGTTCGGGTCATAGGTGGAACTTTCGCTAACCACTACCCACTTAATCCTCCATATAATGTACCTGGTTTTCATCCAGCTGATTTTCAATTTGAGGCTATCGACAGCGATGGATTTGCCGTTTATTGCAAAATGGCCCATGACAAACATAATATAATCAGATTTGACAGTGACGGGGTAGATATCAAGATAAAGGGAAGCTTTCACAGGTTCATTTCGAACACAAAACTTCTTGAATCCGATCACGCAGTAGTTATTCAACACTTCAATTTCCGGGCCCCTGATCACACCCTGCCGCGATTGGCAAAATTGGCTTTACCCGATGAAAACTGCAAATCCAGATTAGGTGGCAAAGAATATTATGACGCGCTGAAAAAAGGTGAAAATCCGCACATGTCATGGTACATCAGAAGATATTTTGTTGCCAGAGAGATGTATACAGAAAACCGGGACAGTGTTTTCTATAAACACCCGGTTTCCTACAAGCACCTACTCAACATTTTAAATCCCGGTTGCACTCAGACTCAACGATGGTACTCTGAAAATGATTTATTTAAAGCAGTATCATCCAACTACGAAATTGAAGTCTACAACAGCTGGCGTATTTCATATTCAATGGTTAACTCAGACCCAGAAGAATACATTCATATCTATAATTCATTATCCAAAGATGCAAAAACATTCCATCACGTTCATGCAATTAAAAGCTATGCGGCACTGCAACAACCAGAAAAAGCATTCGGTTTGCTCAAAGAAATAGTAAAAACCAACCCTTCAGTATCAATGCCTAAACTTGTGGAGATAGTGAAAAACAATCTTGGCAAGGGCAACGATATAGTGGCAAACTTTTCCGAGTCAACATACTTAAACAACTGA
- the katG gene encoding catalase/peroxidase HPI, which translates to MSSEKCPVTGKTGKQLAGGGTQNRDWWPNQINLNILHQHSSKSNPMDKDFDYAAEFKKLDLAALKQDLFKLMTDSQDWWPADYGHYGPLFIRMAWHSAGTYRMGDGRGGAGTGNQRLAPLNSWPDNVNLDKARRLLWPIKQKYGRSISWADLMIFAGNCAIESMGLKPFGFAGGREDIWESEEDIYWGAEEEWLATSDKPHSRYSGERDLDNPLAAVQMGLIYVNPEGPDGDPDPVASAHDVRETFARMAMNDEETVALVAGGHTFGKCHGAGDASNVGPEPEAAPIEEQGLGWKSSFGRGKAGDTISSGIEGAWKPRPTTWDNGYLKVLFKYEWELVKSPAGANQWLAKDVDDEDMVVDAHDPGKKHRPMMTTADLALRFDPVYEPIARRYLANPDVFADAFARAWFKLTHRDMGPRSRYLGPLVPDEELIWQDPVPAVDHPLIDGQDISTLKKKILATGLSVSQLVFTAWASASTFRGSDMRGGANGARIRLAPQKDWDVNEPGKLETVLRELGNIQKEFNAGDSAGKKVSLADLIVLGGCAAIEKAAANGGREIKVPFTPGRMDASQEQTDSASFAVLEPVADGFRNYLKSEFAVTAEKLLLDRAQLLTLTAPEMTVLIGGLRVLDSNFKQAKHGVFTKNPETLSNDFFVNLLDMSLEWKGTSDANVFEGRSRSTGDLLWTGTRVDLLFGSNSQLRAIAEVYACEDSKEKFIRDFVAAWDKVMNLDRFDLD; encoded by the coding sequence ATGAGCAGTGAGAAGTGCCCCGTGACAGGTAAAACAGGCAAACAACTGGCCGGAGGCGGAACTCAAAACAGGGATTGGTGGCCTAATCAGATTAATCTTAATATCCTGCATCAGCATTCATCAAAATCCAACCCGATGGATAAGGATTTTGACTACGCCGCCGAGTTTAAAAAACTCGATCTCGCTGCTCTTAAACAGGATCTGTTCAAGTTAATGACCGATTCTCAGGATTGGTGGCCCGCTGATTACGGTCATTATGGGCCGTTGTTTATCCGCATGGCCTGGCACAGCGCCGGTACGTATCGCATGGGAGACGGTCGAGGGGGCGCAGGAACAGGCAATCAGCGTCTGGCTCCGCTGAACAGTTGGCCTGATAATGTGAATTTGGATAAGGCGCGCAGGTTGCTCTGGCCTATCAAGCAAAAGTACGGCCGCAGCATTTCATGGGCGGACCTTATGATCTTCGCAGGCAATTGCGCCATTGAATCAATGGGGTTGAAGCCGTTCGGTTTTGCGGGTGGACGTGAAGACATCTGGGAATCCGAAGAGGATATCTACTGGGGTGCAGAAGAAGAGTGGCTGGCAACAAGTGACAAGCCGCACAGCCGGTATTCCGGAGAGCGTGATCTGGATAATCCGCTGGCGGCAGTACAGATGGGGTTGATATATGTTAATCCGGAGGGTCCGGACGGTGATCCTGACCCGGTTGCATCTGCACACGATGTCCGCGAAACGTTTGCCCGCATGGCGATGAATGACGAAGAAACTGTCGCGCTCGTTGCCGGCGGGCACACTTTCGGCAAATGCCATGGAGCCGGTGATGCCTCCAATGTGGGCCCGGAGCCGGAAGCGGCTCCAATCGAAGAGCAGGGGCTCGGATGGAAAAGCAGTTTTGGCAGAGGAAAAGCCGGGGATACCATCTCAAGCGGGATTGAGGGCGCCTGGAAACCAAGACCGACCACCTGGGATAACGGATACCTTAAGGTGCTGTTTAAATATGAATGGGAACTGGTTAAAAGTCCTGCCGGAGCTAATCAGTGGCTGGCCAAGGACGTTGATGATGAAGACATGGTTGTTGATGCGCATGATCCCGGCAAGAAGCATCGACCGATGATGACAACTGCGGATCTGGCCCTTCGATTCGATCCCGTATATGAACCCATTGCGAGACGATATCTGGCCAATCCTGATGTGTTTGCAGACGCATTTGCCCGTGCTTGGTTCAAACTTACTCACCGAGATATGGGTCCGCGTTCCAGATATCTGGGGCCGCTGGTTCCGGATGAAGAACTCATCTGGCAGGACCCGGTTCCAGCGGTTGATCATCCGCTGATTGATGGACAGGACATATCAACGCTCAAGAAAAAGATATTGGCTACCGGGCTGTCCGTGTCGCAGTTGGTTTTCACAGCCTGGGCATCTGCTTCCACTTTTCGCGGTTCAGATATGCGGGGCGGCGCAAACGGTGCGCGCATTCGTCTTGCTCCGCAGAAGGATTGGGATGTCAATGAGCCCGGCAAGCTGGAAACAGTTCTGCGTGAATTGGGTAATATCCAAAAGGAATTTAATGCCGGGGATTCTGCCGGAAAGAAGGTTTCGCTGGCCGACCTTATTGTTTTGGGCGGATGTGCGGCGATAGAAAAAGCTGCTGCAAACGGTGGGCGGGAAATTAAGGTTCCTTTCACTCCCGGAAGGATGGACGCTTCTCAGGAACAGACAGATTCCGCCTCTTTTGCTGTGCTTGAACCGGTAGCAGATGGGTTCAGGAACTATCTGAAATCCGAGTTTGCAGTAACCGCGGAAAAATTGTTGCTTGATCGGGCTCAACTGCTAACTTTGACTGCGCCTGAAATGACAGTCCTTATCGGCGGGCTGAGAGTGCTTGATTCGAATTTCAAGCAGGCAAAGCACGGGGTCTTTACCAAAAATCCCGAAACGTTGAGTAATGATTTTTTTGTTAATCTGCTCGACATGTCCCTGGAGTGGAAAGGGACATCCGATGCCAATGTTTTCGAAGGCCGAAGCCGTTCCACCGGCGATCTTCTGTGGACCGGTACGAGGGTAGATCTTCTCTTCGGTTCTAATTCGCAACTAAGGGCTATTGCAGAAGTTTATGCCTGTGAAGATTCAAAGGAAAAGTTCATTAGAGATTTTGTCGCAGCGTGGGATAAGGTTATGAATTTAGACCGTTTTGATCTTGATTAA
- a CDS encoding DsrE family protein: MSNKLNMLWTNADPVTSELMVMMYAHNAIKNGWWDEVRVIVWGAPAKLVAENVHIQQLMADAREAGVEFSACEACANQLGVKAQLEALDLELKFWGAPLTELIKNNEHLITI, translated from the coding sequence ATGAGTAACAAATTGAATATGTTGTGGACAAATGCCGATCCCGTTACTTCTGAACTGATGGTGATGATGTATGCGCACAATGCCATCAAGAACGGCTGGTGGGACGAGGTGCGGGTGATTGTCTGGGGTGCTCCGGCAAAGCTTGTAGCAGAAAATGTCCATATCCAACAGCTGATGGCTGATGCCAGAGAAGCCGGTGTTGAATTCAGCGCTTGTGAAGCATGCGCAAATCAGTTGGGAGTAAAGGCTCAACTTGAAGCTCTTGATCTTGAACTGAAGTTCTGGGGGGCTCCTTTAACCGAACTCATCAAAAATAATGAACATCTGATTACTATCTAA
- a CDS encoding DapH/DapD/GlmU-related protein gives MELEQLLEIFDSGSPIKGGSEEHTLLVKYSNEAMRITAELNGSYHTPEETRKLMSELIGKQVDETFMVFPPFYTDFGKNIHIGKNVFINSCCNFQDQGGITIKDGALIGHKVVLATVNHGYAPEKRQLNYPAPIVIGKNVWIGSSSTILQGVTIGDDAIVAAGAVVTKDVAPGTIVGGVPAKFIKTVAEAEREKELSGK, from the coding sequence ATGGAACTTGAACAACTACTGGAAATATTTGATAGCGGCAGTCCCATAAAGGGCGGTTCCGAAGAGCACACGTTGCTCGTGAAGTACAGTAATGAAGCCATGCGCATAACAGCAGAACTGAATGGCTCATACCATACTCCGGAAGAGACCCGAAAGCTGATGTCGGAGCTTATCGGGAAACAGGTAGACGAGACTTTTATGGTGTTTCCACCGTTCTATACTGATTTCGGGAAAAATATTCATATCGGGAAAAACGTGTTTATCAATTCGTGCTGCAATTTTCAGGATCAGGGTGGGATCACCATCAAAGACGGAGCACTCATCGGACACAAAGTGGTTCTCGCTACTGTCAATCATGGATATGCCCCGGAAAAGCGGCAGCTGAACTACCCGGCTCCGATCGTAATCGGCAAAAATGTCTGGATCGGTTCAAGCTCCACTATCCTGCAGGGTGTGACCATCGGGGATGACGCCATTGTCGCGGCTGGAGCGGTGGTAACAAAGGATGTCGCTCCGGGCACGATAGTGGGCGGAGTTCCGGCGAAATTCATTAAAACCGTTGCCGAGGCGGAAAGGGAAAAGGAACTTTCCGGGAAGTAA